Proteins found in one Streptomyces sp. CB09001 genomic segment:
- a CDS encoding DeoR/GlpR family DNA-binding transcription regulator, with translation MSENPNLLAEQRRALILDEVRRRGGVRVNELTRKLGVSDMTVRRDLDALSRQGVLEKVHGGAVPVAEASTHEPGFEAKSGLEPTAKEDIARAAAELVAPGAAIALSGGTTTYALAHRLVDVPDLTVVTNSVRVADVFHVAQRTSGARQGAATVVLTGGVRTPSDSLVGPVADQAIATLHFDVLFLGVHGISAEAGLSTPNLAEAETNRRLVQSARRVVVVADHTKWGVVGLSSFAALEQVDTLVTDSGLSAEARAEVAEHLGLIVAGEPEPETD, from the coding sequence GTGAGTGAGAATCCGAACCTCCTCGCGGAGCAGCGGCGCGCCCTGATCCTCGACGAGGTGCGCCGCCGGGGCGGGGTCCGGGTCAACGAGCTGACCCGCAAGCTCGGTGTGTCGGACATGACGGTCCGCCGCGACCTGGACGCGCTGTCCCGACAGGGCGTGCTGGAGAAGGTGCACGGCGGCGCGGTCCCGGTGGCCGAGGCGAGCACGCACGAGCCGGGTTTCGAGGCCAAGTCGGGTCTGGAGCCGACCGCCAAGGAGGACATCGCGCGGGCCGCGGCGGAGCTGGTGGCGCCGGGCGCCGCGATCGCCCTGTCGGGCGGTACGACGACGTACGCGCTGGCGCACCGGCTGGTGGACGTGCCGGATCTGACGGTGGTCACCAACTCGGTGCGGGTGGCCGACGTGTTCCACGTGGCGCAGCGTACTTCGGGGGCGCGGCAGGGCGCGGCGACGGTGGTGCTCACCGGCGGGGTGCGCACACCCTCGGACTCGCTGGTGGGCCCGGTCGCGGACCAGGCGATCGCGACGCTCCACTTCGACGTGCTGTTCCTGGGCGTGCACGGGATATCGGCCGAGGCCGGCCTGTCCACGCCGAACCTCGCGGAGGCCGAGACGAACCGGCGGCTCGTGCAGTCGGCACGGCGTGTCGTGGTGGTCGCGGACCACACCAAGTGGGGTGTCGTGGGCCTGAGTTCGTTCGCCGCGCTGGAGCAGGTGGACACGCTCGTGACCGACTCCGGACTGTCGGCGGAGGCCCGCGCGGAGGTCGCCGAGCACCTCGGGCTGATCGTGGCGGGCGAGCCGGAGCCCGAGACCGACTGA
- a CDS encoding SRPBCC family protein produces the protein MARRLRPVGLDFVETAPVRLVFAREVSAAPDTVFRALAEDVPGWTAWFSAVTFARPIGEGAGREIRLRGGARFVETVLAAERPEVYAYRVDVTNVPGARAMLEEWRLTPAGAGTRVRWTFAADGTAPFRFVLDRARPGLGRAFRGAVTSLDRRLRRP, from the coding sequence ATGGCTCGCCGTCTGCGTCCGGTGGGTCTCGACTTCGTCGAGACGGCACCGGTACGCCTGGTCTTCGCGCGGGAGGTCTCCGCCGCTCCGGACACCGTCTTCCGCGCCCTGGCCGAGGACGTGCCCGGCTGGACCGCGTGGTTCTCGGCGGTGACGTTCGCCCGGCCCATCGGTGAGGGCGCGGGGCGCGAGATCCGGCTCAGGGGCGGTGCGCGCTTCGTGGAGACGGTGCTGGCGGCCGAGCGGCCCGAGGTGTACGCCTACCGCGTCGACGTCACCAACGTGCCGGGCGCCCGGGCCATGCTCGAGGAGTGGCGGCTGACGCCGGCCGGTGCCGGGACACGGGTGCGCTGGACGTTCGCGGCGGACGGTACGGCGCCGTTCCGTTTCGTGCTCGACCGGGCGCGTCCGGGGCTGGGACGGGCTTTCCGGGGCGCCGTCACCTCGCTGGACCGGCGGCTGCGGCGGCCGTAG
- a CDS encoding PLP-dependent cysteine synthase family protein: protein MSTDRQTGTGTTLDVDHSDAAYRAWLKEAVRKVQADANRSADTHLLLFPLPEHWGIDLYLKDESTHPTGSLKHRLARSLFLYGLCNGWIRPDRPVIEASSGSTAVSEAYFANLVGVPFIAVMPRTTSTEKIRLIEFHGGRCHFVDDSRRMYEESARLAAETGGHYMDQFTYAERATDWRGNNNIAESIFRQLRLERYPEPSWIVATAGTGGTSATLARYVHYMQYDTRVCVADPDNSCFFEGWTTGDPDVACDRGSRIEGIGRPRMEPSFVPGAIDRMMKVPDAASVAAVRSLERVIGRRAGGSTGTGLWSALKIVAEMVAAGERGSVVTLLCDPGDRYLDKYYSDAWLAEQGLDIEPYTAAIESLLRTGRLLD, encoded by the coding sequence GTGAGCACTGACCGACAGACCGGCACCGGCACCACTCTCGACGTCGATCACAGCGACGCCGCCTATCGGGCCTGGCTGAAAGAGGCCGTCCGCAAGGTCCAGGCCGACGCCAACCGCTCGGCCGACACCCACCTGCTCCTGTTCCCGCTCCCGGAGCACTGGGGCATCGACCTGTATCTGAAGGACGAGTCGACCCACCCGACCGGCAGTCTCAAACACCGGCTCGCCCGCTCCCTGTTCCTCTACGGCCTGTGCAACGGCTGGATCCGGCCGGACCGCCCGGTGATCGAGGCGTCCAGCGGCTCGACGGCCGTCTCCGAGGCGTACTTCGCGAACCTGGTCGGCGTGCCCTTCATCGCCGTCATGCCCCGCACGACGAGCACCGAGAAGATCCGGCTGATCGAGTTCCATGGCGGACGGTGCCACTTCGTGGACGACTCCCGGCGGATGTACGAGGAGTCGGCCCGCCTCGCGGCGGAGACCGGCGGCCACTACATGGACCAGTTCACCTACGCCGAGCGCGCCACCGACTGGCGCGGCAACAACAACATCGCCGAGTCGATCTTCCGTCAGTTGCGGCTGGAACGGTATCCCGAGCCCTCCTGGATCGTCGCCACGGCCGGCACCGGCGGCACCTCGGCGACCCTCGCCCGCTACGTCCACTACATGCAGTACGACACCCGCGTCTGCGTCGCCGACCCGGACAACTCCTGCTTCTTCGAGGGCTGGACCACCGGCGACCCCGACGTGGCCTGCGACCGCGGCTCCCGCATCGAGGGCATCGGCCGGCCCCGGATGGAACCGAGCTTCGTGCCCGGCGCGATCGACCGCATGATGAAGGTGCCGGACGCGGCGAGCGTCGCGGCCGTACGCTCCCTGGAGCGGGTGATCGGCCGCAGGGCGGGCGGCTCCACGGGCACCGGGCTGTGGAGCGCGCTGAAGATCGTCGCCGAGATGGTTGCCGCGGGGGAGCGGGGCAGCGTCGTGACACTGCTGTGCGATCCGGGGGACCGTTACCTCGACAAGTACTACTCGGACGCCTGGCTCGCCGAACAGGGCCTCGACATCGAGCCGTACACGGCGGCGATCGAGTCCCTGCTGCGCACCGGCCGCCTGCTCGACTGA
- a CDS encoding ATP-binding protein: MITHPSRHCTVELQALPSRIGQVRRIVSAQLRYWHMDLLIDRAVLGVTELLTNVHLHARPDKTCTVEIELLLDRLTVSVRDHDARLPVVDDAEPLATCGRGLAMVAAMSESWGARPDGESGKVVWFTLPTAVTAAPVTAPPVSARPPRRLVEEVPAAAFAEVEHTVDLGTRQPAPARSAVVG; the protein is encoded by the coding sequence GTGATCACTCACCCAAGCAGACACTGCACGGTGGAGCTCCAAGCCCTGCCGTCGCGGATCGGCCAGGTCCGCAGAATCGTATCTGCGCAATTGCGCTACTGGCATATGGATCTCCTGATCGACCGGGCGGTGCTCGGCGTGACGGAGTTGCTGACCAATGTCCACCTCCATGCGCGGCCCGACAAGACGTGCACCGTGGAGATAGAACTGCTCCTGGACCGGCTCACGGTCTCGGTGCGCGACCACGATGCGCGACTGCCCGTCGTGGACGATGCCGAACCCCTCGCGACGTGCGGGCGCGGCCTCGCCATGGTGGCCGCGATGAGCGAGAGCTGGGGCGCCCGGCCGGACGGCGAGTCCGGCAAGGTCGTCTGGTTCACGCTTCCGACGGCCGTGACCGCCGCGCCGGTCACCGCGCCACCCGTGTCGGCCCGTCCGCCGCGCCGTCTGGTCGAGGAGGTGCCGGCCGCCGCGTTCGCCGAGGTCGAGCACACGGTCGACCTCGGCACCCGCCAACCCGCTCCCGCCCGGTCGGCCGTTGTCGGCTGA
- a CDS encoding FtsX-like permease family protein → MNASVRLSVSSLRAHKRRFAGTFLAVVLGVAFLAGTLVMGDTLRASFDTMFGNAASGTDVVVRSADAITTPGESQGVRQPVGTDLVRTIERVPGVAAVAPSIQGAGQLVGANGDPIGGQGPPTLAGNWITDPELNPYRLAEGRAPQRSGEVVVNRGAAEKGGLAIGDTTTLRTPDPVEVTVVGLATFGGEDGMAQVTFTGMTRADAEKYLTARPGEAASIQVRAGPGVGQRELVDRLTPALPDGVEAITGQESAAENTDMISSQFLTLFTTFLLVFSGIALLVATFSIHNTFAIVVAQRTRENALLRALGASRRQVTAATLVEAAVVAVTASAAGLAGGIGIAAGLQALFPAIGFPFPEGALVISALSLLLPLAVGVVVCLGSALLPAARAGRTAPLAALRETAVDTSGASRARAVTGTALLALALAVTLVGVLLSPSVWLAGLGAVLALASFVVLGPVASATAVRVLGAPLDRLRGVTGVLARRNALRSPKRTAATAGALMIGVAVVSLFTVFGASLKATMDQTVSRSFAGDVAVSAPSFGAGGSGLSPRLAGAVQKLPEVDTAVGLGRGVAKVDGEGRALTVTDPVALNRTFDLGAVHGSLDGLGTDGIAVTESEADKQGLTTGDTTRLTFTDGRSGTFTVRAVYGQSELAGDYVITRAAWAPHRTQDSDTLVAVAFEDGVGADAGKAAVEKVAGQYGNPEVQTRDEYAESSAGGIDMMLTLVYALLALAVLIALLGIANTLTLAIHERTRELGLLRAVGQTRAQLRAMVRWESVLVAAFGTVGGLGLGAFLGWVLVAASDGASDSAFAFAVPPVQLAVVALVGLGAGALAGLRPARRASRLDVLRAVATE, encoded by the coding sequence ATGAACGCCTCCGTCCGCCTGAGCGTCTCCTCGCTCAGGGCCCACAAACGCCGCTTCGCCGGGACGTTCCTCGCCGTGGTCCTCGGTGTCGCCTTCCTGGCCGGCACCCTGGTCATGGGCGACACGCTCCGCGCGAGCTTCGACACCATGTTCGGCAACGCCGCCAGTGGCACCGACGTCGTGGTCCGCAGCGCCGACGCCATCACGACACCGGGCGAGAGCCAGGGCGTACGGCAGCCGGTCGGCACCGACCTGGTCCGGACGATCGAGCGGGTGCCCGGCGTCGCCGCCGTCGCCCCCAGCATCCAGGGCGCGGGCCAGCTCGTCGGCGCGAACGGCGACCCGATCGGCGGCCAGGGCCCGCCCACCCTGGCCGGCAACTGGATCACCGACCCGGAGCTGAACCCGTACCGCCTCGCCGAGGGCCGCGCCCCGCAGAGGTCCGGCGAGGTCGTCGTCAACCGCGGCGCCGCCGAGAAGGGCGGCCTGGCGATCGGCGACACCACCACTCTGCGCACGCCCGACCCCGTCGAGGTCACCGTCGTGGGTCTCGCGACCTTCGGCGGCGAGGACGGCATGGCCCAGGTGACCTTCACCGGCATGACCCGGGCCGACGCCGAGAAGTACCTCACGGCGCGGCCGGGCGAGGCGGCGAGCATCCAGGTGCGGGCCGGGCCGGGCGTCGGCCAGCGGGAACTCGTCGACCGGCTGACCCCCGCGCTGCCCGACGGCGTCGAGGCCATCACGGGGCAGGAGTCGGCCGCGGAGAACACCGACATGATCTCCAGCCAGTTCCTGACCCTGTTCACGACCTTCCTGCTCGTCTTCTCCGGCATCGCCCTGCTCGTCGCGACCTTCTCGATCCACAACACCTTCGCCATCGTGGTCGCCCAGCGCACCCGCGAGAACGCCCTGCTGCGCGCCCTCGGCGCCTCCCGCCGCCAAGTCACCGCCGCCACCCTCGTCGAGGCGGCCGTCGTGGCCGTGACCGCGTCCGCCGCCGGGCTCGCGGGCGGCATCGGCATCGCGGCCGGACTCCAGGCCCTCTTCCCGGCGATCGGCTTCCCCTTCCCCGAGGGAGCCCTGGTGATCAGCGCACTGTCGCTGCTGCTGCCGCTCGCCGTCGGCGTGGTGGTCTGCCTCGGCTCCGCCCTGCTGCCCGCCGCCCGGGCCGGCCGCACCGCACCCCTGGCCGCGCTGCGCGAGACGGCCGTCGACACCTCCGGCGCCTCCCGCGCGCGGGCGGTCACCGGCACGGCGCTGCTCGCGCTCGCCCTCGCGGTGACACTCGTCGGGGTCCTGCTCTCCCCGTCGGTGTGGCTGGCGGGACTGGGCGCCGTCCTCGCCCTGGCCTCCTTCGTGGTGCTCGGCCCGGTCGCCTCCGCCACCGCCGTACGCGTCCTCGGAGCCCCGCTGGACCGGCTGCGCGGCGTCACCGGCGTCCTCGCCCGGCGCAACGCCCTGCGCAGCCCCAAGCGCACGGCCGCCACCGCCGGGGCGCTGATGATCGGCGTGGCGGTCGTGTCGCTGTTCACCGTGTTCGGGGCTTCGCTCAAGGCCACCATGGACCAGACCGTCTCCCGGTCCTTCGCGGGCGACGTCGCCGTCAGCGCGCCCTCCTTCGGCGCCGGCGGCAGCGGCCTCAGCCCGCGACTGGCCGGAGCGGTCCAGAAGCTGCCCGAGGTGGACACCGCCGTCGGCCTCGGCCGGGGCGTCGCGAAAGTGGACGGCGAGGGACGGGCGTTGACCGTCACCGACCCGGTCGCCCTGAACCGCACCTTCGACCTGGGCGCCGTCCACGGCTCACTGGACGGCCTCGGCACCGACGGCATCGCGGTCACCGAGAGCGAGGCGGACAAGCAGGGGCTGACCACCGGCGACACCACGCGGCTCACCTTCACCGACGGGCGGAGCGGGACCTTCACCGTCCGCGCGGTCTACGGACAGTCCGAACTCGCCGGCGACTACGTCATCACCCGCGCGGCCTGGGCCCCGCACCGCACCCAGGACTCCGACACCCTGGTCGCCGTCGCCTTCGAGGACGGAGTGGGCGCGGACGCCGGCAAGGCAGCGGTCGAGAAGGTCGCCGGCCAGTACGGCAACCCGGAGGTGCAGACCCGCGACGAGTACGCCGAGTCCTCGGCGGGCGGCATCGACATGATGCTGACCCTCGTCTACGCGCTGCTCGCCCTCGCGGTGCTCATCGCCCTGCTCGGCATCGCCAACACCCTCACCCTGGCGATTCACGAGCGCACCCGCGAACTCGGCCTGCTGCGCGCCGTCGGCCAGACCCGGGCCCAGCTGCGGGCCATGGTCCGCTGGGAGTCCGTCCTGGTCGCCGCCTTCGGCACGGTCGGCGGGCTCGGCCTCGGCGCCTTCCTCGGCTGGGTCCTGGTGGCGGCCTCCGACGGTGCCTCGGACAGCGCCTTCGCCTTCGCCGTGCCGCCCGTGCAGCTCGCGGTGGTGGCCCTGGTCGGCCTCGGGGCCGGTGCCCTGGCGGGCCTGCGCCCGGCCCGGCGGGCATCCCGCCTGGACGTACTGCGCGCCGTCGCCACGGAGTAG
- a CDS encoding ABC transporter ATP-binding protein — protein MTTTTATRAAARVVDAVKVYGGGDTAVRALDGVSVDFPAGRFTAIMGPSGSGKSTLMHCAAGLDTLTSGTARIGDTDLSTLDDRRLTLLRRDRVGFVFQAFNLVPTLTVAENITLPLDLAGRRGDTEWVDALIDVVGLRDRLHHRPAELSGGQQQRVAVARAFAGQPDVVFADEPTGNLDSRSGGEVLGLLGRTVRQTGRTVVMVTHDPVAAAHADEVVFLADGRLVDRMDAPTADKVLDRMKAFEVPS, from the coding sequence ATGACTACGACAACCGCCACCCGGGCCGCGGCCCGGGTCGTGGACGCGGTGAAGGTGTACGGCGGTGGCGACACCGCCGTACGCGCCCTCGACGGCGTCAGCGTCGACTTCCCGGCCGGCCGCTTCACCGCCATCATGGGGCCCTCCGGCTCCGGCAAGTCCACCCTCATGCACTGCGCCGCCGGCCTCGACACGCTCACCTCGGGCACCGCCCGCATCGGCGACACCGACCTGAGCACCCTCGACGACCGCCGGCTCACCCTGCTGCGCCGCGACCGCGTCGGCTTCGTGTTCCAGGCCTTCAACCTGGTGCCGACGCTGACCGTCGCCGAGAACATCACCCTCCCCCTCGACCTCGCCGGCCGCCGGGGCGACACCGAGTGGGTCGACGCGCTGATCGACGTCGTCGGACTGCGCGACCGCCTCCACCACCGGCCCGCCGAACTCTCCGGCGGCCAGCAGCAGCGCGTGGCCGTGGCCCGCGCCTTCGCCGGACAGCCGGACGTGGTCTTCGCCGACGAGCCCACCGGCAACCTCGACTCCCGCTCCGGCGGCGAGGTGCTGGGCCTCCTCGGCCGCACCGTCCGGCAGACCGGCCGCACGGTCGTCATGGTCACCCACGACCCCGTCGCCGCCGCCCACGCGGACGAGGTCGTCTTCCTCGCCGACGGACGCCTCGTCGACCGCATGGACGCGCCGACCGCCGACAAGGTCCTGGACCGGATGAAAGCCTTCGAGGTGCCCTCATGA
- a CDS encoding SHOCT domain-containing protein, with translation METLAQFGDGGPGPWILLFPLIWALIIGGGITLLRRTVWRGRRGPGRPRTVEENSPITVLGHRFASGEIDEDEYWRRLSVLDEQFGRTGKGGAA, from the coding sequence ATGGAGACCCTGGCACAGTTCGGCGACGGCGGGCCCGGCCCGTGGATCCTGCTCTTCCCGTTGATCTGGGCACTGATCATCGGCGGCGGCATCACCCTGCTGCGCCGCACGGTGTGGCGCGGGCGCCGCGGCCCCGGGCGGCCGAGGACCGTCGAGGAGAACTCGCCCATCACCGTGCTCGGCCACCGCTTCGCCTCCGGCGAGATCGACGAGGACGAGTACTGGCGCCGCCTGTCCGTACTGGACGAGCAGTTCGGCCGGACCGGAAAGGGCGGTGCGGCATGA
- a CDS encoding TetR/AcrR family transcriptional regulator, with protein sequence MYSACMSTSERLIESTRELLWERGYVGTSPKAILERAEAGQGSMYHHFKGKPDLALAAIRRTAQEMRGVAGAVLAGPGTPYERIAAYLLRERDVLRGCPVGRLTMDPDVIADDALRAPVDETLDWLREEIAQLVEEGREQGEFAPWLDGEEIAAAVVATVQGGYVLARASGSPAAFDAGVRGLLSLLAPPKSRTP encoded by the coding sequence ATGTACAGTGCTTGCATGAGCACCTCGGAACGACTGATCGAGTCCACCCGCGAGCTGTTGTGGGAGCGCGGGTACGTGGGCACCAGTCCCAAGGCGATCCTGGAGCGGGCCGAGGCCGGGCAGGGCAGCATGTACCACCACTTCAAGGGCAAGCCCGACCTCGCACTCGCCGCGATCCGGCGCACCGCCCAGGAGATGCGGGGCGTCGCCGGGGCCGTGCTCGCCGGTCCGGGGACACCGTACGAGCGCATCGCGGCGTATCTGCTGCGTGAGCGCGACGTCCTGCGCGGGTGTCCGGTCGGGCGTCTGACGATGGACCCGGACGTGATCGCCGACGACGCCCTGCGCGCCCCCGTCGACGAGACCCTCGACTGGCTGCGCGAGGAGATCGCCCAGCTGGTCGAGGAGGGCAGGGAGCAGGGTGAGTTCGCACCCTGGCTGGACGGCGAGGAGATCGCGGCGGCGGTCGTCGCGACCGTGCAGGGAGGCTACGTCCTGGCCCGTGCGTCCGGTTCCCCCGCCGCCTTCGACGCGGGTGTCCGGGGCCTGCTCTCGCTGCTCGCACCGCCGAAGTCCCGCACCCCGTGA
- a CDS encoding DUF4865 family protein: MHAMQYTFTLPADYPMGVIRERVARTGHLLDDWPGLGLKAYLIRERGEDGSPVNQYAPFYLWHTVEGMNSFLWEGAFQRPTDDFGRPAVRQWTGLAYEEGGTAGGPARHAVLRRHRVPEGVPLSEVAADAVRETGRLAATGGALLAAAVVDTGRWELVHFSLHAGGAPDGVEGEVFKVLHLSAPGRALLPRGRQW; the protein is encoded by the coding sequence GTGCATGCCATGCAGTACACCTTCACCCTGCCCGCCGACTACCCGATGGGCGTCATCAGGGAGCGGGTGGCCCGCACCGGGCATCTGCTGGACGACTGGCCGGGACTCGGGCTGAAGGCGTATCTGATCCGCGAGCGGGGCGAGGACGGTTCGCCGGTCAACCAGTACGCGCCGTTCTACCTGTGGCACACCGTGGAGGGCATGAACTCGTTCCTCTGGGAGGGCGCCTTCCAGCGGCCCACCGACGACTTCGGCAGGCCCGCGGTCCGGCAGTGGACGGGCCTGGCGTACGAGGAGGGAGGCACCGCCGGCGGCCCCGCGCGGCACGCGGTCCTGCGGCGGCACCGGGTGCCGGAGGGGGTGCCGCTGTCGGAGGTGGCGGCGGACGCGGTGCGGGAGACCGGGCGGCTGGCGGCCACCGGTGGGGCGCTGCTCGCCGCGGCGGTCGTCGACACCGGGCGCTGGGAGCTGGTGCACTTCTCACTGCACGCGGGCGGCGCGCCCGACGGGGTGGAGGGCGAGGTCTTCAAGGTGCTGCACCTGTCCGCGCCGGGGCGGGCCCTGCTGCCGAGGGGGCGCCAGTGGTGA
- a CDS encoding phosphotriesterase, with product MSAVRTVLGDVPGGELGVCDAHDHLFFASPRLPGEELLDAAAARAELAAFRARGGGAVVQWTPYGLGRRAADLPALSRDTGVHVVAATGLHQDVHYDQDTLAALRGRAAEVFVAELTRGIGTSGVRAGLIKVAGGFHALDGHARWTMSAAAEAHHATGAPIAVHLELGTGALDVLELLCGESGVPPHRVILGHLNRSPDPVTHRQAAASGCWLAFDGPSRAHHATDWRMPDAVRDLAEAGFGDRLLLGGDTTTASARSVDGGPGMPYLLRRVAPRLALAVGEEPVRRVLTENPARAFAVDWR from the coding sequence GTGAGCGCCGTCCGCACGGTCCTCGGGGACGTGCCCGGCGGGGAGTTGGGGGTGTGCGACGCCCACGACCACCTGTTCTTCGCCAGCCCCCGGCTGCCCGGTGAGGAACTGCTCGACGCCGCGGCGGCACGGGCGGAGCTGGCCGCATTCCGGGCACGGGGCGGCGGCGCGGTGGTGCAGTGGACGCCGTACGGACTGGGCAGGCGGGCCGCCGATCTGCCGGCTCTGTCCCGGGACACCGGCGTCCACGTGGTGGCCGCCACGGGACTGCACCAGGACGTCCACTACGACCAGGACACGCTCGCCGCGCTGCGGGGCCGGGCCGCCGAGGTCTTCGTGGCCGAACTGACCCGGGGCATCGGGACGTCGGGCGTCCGCGCCGGGCTGATCAAGGTGGCGGGCGGCTTCCACGCGCTCGACGGGCACGCGCGGTGGACCATGTCGGCGGCGGCCGAGGCGCACCACGCGACGGGGGCGCCGATCGCCGTGCACCTGGAGCTGGGCACCGGCGCCCTGGACGTCCTGGAGCTGCTGTGCGGCGAGTCGGGCGTCCCGCCGCACCGGGTGATCCTCGGTCACCTCAACCGCTCCCCCGACCCCGTGACCCATCGGCAGGCCGCCGCGTCGGGGTGCTGGCTGGCCTTCGACGGACCGTCGCGGGCCCACCACGCCACCGACTGGCGGATGCCGGACGCCGTGCGGGACCTCGCCGAGGCGGGTTTCGGCGACCGGCTGCTGCTCGGCGGCGACACGACCACGGCGTCCGCCCGGTCGGTCGACGGGGGCCCGGGGATGCCGTACCTGCTGCGCCGCGTGGCCCCCCGGCTCGCGCTCGCCGTGGGCGAGGAGCCGGTGCGGCGCGTCCTCACCGAGAACCCGGCGCGGGCGTTCGCCGTCGACTGGCGCTGA
- a CDS encoding tautomerase family protein, which translates to MPFVRIDAHGCGTGDDRLDALGRAVHDALVETLGIPRDDRFQVLTAHDAAARTLRHDDYLGVRRDAGIVFVAITLRAGRTTRQKEALYARIAQLAEEYAGTAPRNVFVTLTENTSADWSLGNGLAQYVGSGSC; encoded by the coding sequence ATGCCCTTCGTCCGCATCGACGCGCACGGCTGCGGCACCGGCGACGACCGGCTCGACGCGCTCGGGCGGGCCGTGCACGATGCCCTGGTCGAGACGCTCGGCATCCCCCGCGACGACCGCTTCCAGGTCCTGACCGCGCACGATGCCGCCGCCCGCACCCTGCGCCACGACGACTACCTGGGGGTGCGCCGGGACGCGGGCATCGTGTTCGTGGCGATCACGCTGCGGGCCGGCCGGACGACCCGGCAGAAGGAGGCGCTGTACGCCCGGATCGCCCAACTCGCCGAGGAGTATGCGGGGACGGCCCCCCGCAACGTCTTCGTCACCCTGACCGAGAACACCTCCGCGGACTGGTCGCTCGGCAACGGGCTGGCGCAGTACGTAGGGTCGGGGTCATGCTGA
- a CDS encoding VOC family protein, whose protein sequence is MLRLGIPVVGVTDLPRAVAFWTAALPLVAVEEWQSETWRTLEYADGSGRALGLLRSDSPPEPRPRLHLDLFTDSAEEQRAEVRRLIGLGARAVEWDLYPPDPDFVVLADPDDNIFCVVDLGHAPSGSDRPAP, encoded by the coding sequence ATGCTGAGACTCGGAATCCCCGTCGTCGGTGTCACGGACCTCCCCCGCGCGGTGGCGTTCTGGACGGCCGCGCTGCCGCTGGTGGCCGTGGAGGAATGGCAGAGCGAGACCTGGCGCACACTGGAGTACGCGGACGGCTCCGGGCGGGCCCTCGGCCTGCTGCGCAGTGACTCGCCGCCCGAACCCCGGCCCCGGCTGCACCTCGACCTGTTCACGGACTCGGCCGAGGAGCAGCGGGCGGAGGTGCGGCGGCTGATCGGCCTCGGCGCGCGGGCCGTCGAGTGGGACCTGTACCCGCCCGACCCCGACTTCGTCGTCCTGGCCGACCCGGACGACAACATCTTCTGCGTCGTCGACCTCGGCCACGCCCCGAGCGGAAGCGACCGGCCCGCGCCCTGA